Part of the Sorghum bicolor cultivar BTx623 chromosome 1, Sorghum_bicolor_NCBIv3, whole genome shotgun sequence genome, aatgtttgtcaaattaaaaagaaaatgcTACCGTAGCAAAAACCAAAGagttttcacaactaaacaaggcctattcataaaaaaaaccaaaaacttttcaaaattctctgtcacatcgaatcttgcgacacatatatgaaacattaaatatagtcaaaaatataaattaattacacagtttatctgtaaattacaagatgaatcttttgagcctagttagtctataattagacaatatttattacaaacaaacaaaagtgctactgtGACCGAAAATTTTTCATTTTGCAATTGAACAAGGCCTACGTTAAGACTGTTCACATTGTGACCGATACTGAAACAGCTTGTGAAATagtttttctcgaatacgcaggAGATCTGCGCATCATTTCCATTAAGAAGGAATAAAATTAAGTACAAAGACCGACTGACCAGGCCGGCTGGCTGGCTGCTCAAACTGGGCTATATGATTGAAACAAAAAACGACCGTGGCGCAAAACGGAGGGAAAGGTTAACTCCTAGCTAAGACTGCAAGGCCGGTGGCGCCCGCGTTGATCCAACGATCGGCTTCCATCGTGATGAGCTGCAGCAGATCGTTGATGGTGGCTGAGGCATCTCGAAAACACCTGGCGTTCCGCTCCTTCCACACATGCCAAGAGACTAGCGCAAAAAGAGTGTCAAGCCCCTTGCGCCGCTGTCCGCTTGCCAAAGCGCGGATGCGCCTCCACCAGATGAGTGAAGAGGCAGTTCCTGCAGGTAACTGTAGATGAAGAGCTTGTAGGATGTGTTATTCGTTTCAGCACCGATGCATATACATGCCATGATGCTTGAGTTTTCTAGCTCTAGCACCGGTCCCTGCAGTGTGTTGCATTGATACtgagtttttctctttcttcgtTTCAGCATTCTCTCTCTTTATTTCAGCATCGATATTTGATACATTGTGGGTAGTCTAAGATTTTCAAGGAAGGAAAATATGGTGAGATCCCGTCACGGAGAAAAAGGTTTAAAGCAGCCCCCTGACAACGTAGGCTTAATCATtcagacatgcatgcatgcgaacGAAAGTCTCCGCCACTGCTTGACAGCGGTGGCGCACCGACGTGGACTTGGGGAGCCTGACTCTGACTGACAGCGGCCTCCAACTCTGACATCAACTCGCAAAAATTTGTACTGcagtcttgtttacttcccaaaaaattttacaaaatttttcagatttcccgtcacatcgaatctttagacacatgcatgaagtactaaatatagataaaaataaaaactaattgcacagtttggtcggaattgacgagacaaatcttttaagcctagttagtctatgattgaacaatatttgtcaaatacaaacaaaaaagtTACAGtattcattttgcaaaatattttagaactaaacaaggcgtatgGCGATCCGATTCTGAACAACGAAggctataggccttgtttagttccgaaaagttaaAAAATTTCAGTAcactagcactttcgtttgtttgtgttaaatattatccaatcatggactaactaggatcaaaagattcgtctcctgatttacagctaaactgtataattagtttttgttttcgtttatatttaatgtttcatgcatgtgccccaagattcgatgtgacgagaaatcttgaaaattttttggttttcagggtgaactaaacaaggcctatctaTAAGACAaacgccttgtttagatgcaccaaaaaaacccaaaactttacaagatttttcatcacatcgaattttacggcacatgcatggaacattaaatatagattaaaaagataactaattgtacaatttacctgtaaatcatgagacgaatcttttaagcctagttattttataattagataatatttgtcaaataaaaatgaaaatgctatagtgttaaaatctaaaaagtttttggatctaaacaaggccacaataTAGCCGTCTGCTTATCCTGCCGTGATTAATTTAATTCAGAAGAGGATTGTCCTCCAGTCCAACTCCAACATAGGCAGAGAGTGACAGAGAGAGACGCCGATTGCGGTAGGCGAATGTCAGGAGAACAAAAAGGTCTTCTCTTCCTGATCCCAACAGTCTCTCTGTGACCGTGTTTATAGTTTCTCAACAAAAACTTTTCGAaacactatagtatttttgtttgtatttgaaaaatattgtttaattataaattaaatagatttaaaaaatttgtctcgcaaattacagactatgcaattagttttaaattCGTCTATATATAATACTCcatatatgcgtctaaagatttattgtgacggaaattttgaaaaaaattgggTTTTCAGACCTGTGTAGACGGTTTTGGTCTGTCCTAGTGACTTCACCTCACCTCAGCGCCTCAGTCTATAACTCTTCCCTCTTCCCCCTTTTCACATTATTCTTCCTGCCATTAATTGCCAGTTCTCAGCTTCGTTCGTTCTCAGCTAGCAGCTATCCTGGTCCGGGGTCTCAACTCTCCAGGCAGCATCGATCTCCCACCTCTACTGACTACTGCCATCCGTATCCATCCAGCATCGATCAACTTCTGATCTCTGAAGACAGCCTACTGTCCCTCCTCTACTGACTACTGCAATCCACACGATGGCCCAGGTTCGCGGTTCCTGACACCATGCATGCATCTTCTGAATTCCTGGGTCCTGGCTTCCTCAGTTCGTTCCTCCTCtttttcatggctgaagagTAAGAGATCAATCGTCTGTCTTAACTATACATGTCGTTCGCCGCGGTGCCGGTGGTGCCCTGCAGAAGGTGGTGCTCCGGGTGCCTACCATGACCGACGACAGGACCAAGCAGAAAGCCATGGAGGCCGTCGCCGACATCTACGGTAAGCTTAGCAAGCGATCCAGATAAACTGATAAACACGCCGCTGTTGTTCCTTTCTTCCTTGCTTGTTTGTTAATTTTGCGGTCAGTTTAATGAATTTGGATGGAGGGGAaagacgagagagagagagagagagagagagagagagagagagagagagcgagcgagcgagagagCTCGACCTAAAACATGCATATATGATCTCTGCATCTGAAAGCCTGAAACTAGATACGTACACGTACTCGAGAGGTCGTTGCTTGCTTTCACCTGGTTTCCTTGTTGGCATTGTGAGCTTGCTACAGCTGCTactgtatatatatgcagctgTTACTGTTATTCAGAATCAGGAACATGGCTAATTAAGAACAATTAGTTAATTGGTAACTGAACTATTCTTGTGATCATATCAAAGCTAGCACGGTCAGGTCAGATGGTTAGGTGGCCGAAGTGGAGTTGGATTTGGATTGCGATGCCTGATCAAACACGGGGCCGATCGAGAGAATCAATAGTAGACGGGTGCATCTGTCAGAACCTGAGATGGGCCATCACTCATCAGTCTCATGACATGAGGTCAGAAagaaataaattaaaagatgatGAGTACTATAAAAAAATGTTGGGTAAACGACATGACTAGCTGATCGATAGAAACGGAGGAGAATCCAGTCATCGATCGTGAGTGAATTACACGATCCATCAGTGCATGCCTGTCAGTAGAAACTAGAAACCAGCTCTGCCTGCTTGCTTAGCTGACAGAATTGTATTTATAATTGACGGAGTGTGTCGTTCGTCTGGTTGGCTGGTTGGTTGGTTCATCAGGTATCGACTCGATCGCGGCGGATGTGCAGGAGAACAAgatgacggtgatcggcgacatggACACGGTGGCCATCGCCAAGAAGCTGAAGAAGCTCGGCAAGATCGACATCATCTCGGTGGGCCCCgccaaggaggagaagaagcCCGAGAAGAAACCGGAGGCGGCGGCTGGGAAGAAGGACGACGGCAAGAAATcggatgcggcggcggcggcggcggggaagaAGGACGACAAGAAGTGAGGGTGAGCGAGGCCGTACGTGAGGAAGAAACCCTGCTGAACAATAAGACGTTTTCATTCAGCTTGGCACTGGGACTGCTGTCCTCATTGCCGAATTGATCACCTTGTATGCCAGGCTGTGCATGCATTTTACCAATTGAACGACGAAAGAGATCGAAGCGTTGTTAGACTTTGTCTCCATTGCATTCTCGGTGTGTTTTCTTTAGTGTACGTAGTACTACGTGATGAATCACGCACCAGGAACCAAGGACAAACGCTGCCGTGAAACCTACTAAGCCTAAGCGTAGTGCAGTCCTGCATTCTACTCTTGGAACTATGACGCTTCCCGTACGTTCCCGCCTTCCCGGTCTCAGCTTCAGCTAGCACCCAATCCAATCCAACCATCACGTGCTCATGATCCTTATTCGTTCATTCTACTACGTACACCCTGCAAGTGCAATCTGCAATGCCTAGTCCTACTTCTATCTATCTAGAGTAGAATTGTACGTAGTCGTCGGTCCACTAGTCCCGCtgggtactcctagatgagatGAGAGGCAGGCCCGTGACTGAAACCAACTAGAGAAGCCGACGCCGGCCGGTACTAAACCAACCCTCCCTCATCATAATAAAAACCCAGAACTTGCCGTGAACCCCGCCGACTCTGACTGAAGGAGACCGCCGCCAATCCGATCCGGCCCGCCGACCCTTCTCGTCAACCTCCGCCGAGCCAGGGGCCGAGAAGCAGGAACAAAGATGTCGGATCCTTCCGTAGATCTCGAGAAAGGCATCATCACCGGGCTGAAGGAGGAGGAGAAAGGCATCACCGGgctgaaggaggaggaggaggaggaggttgttCATCAATTTAAAGATCCCATTGAGGTCATGTGTGTGAAGCGCTTTATGGTGAGGCTTTTTTTGCTTTTCTCTGCCCTAGGACTAGGATGATCTATGTGTTTGTGTTTCCTTTCTCCTCAATTTAGATCCACCAGTTAGTTGACAGATCCTAACTGAACGGATCTTAGACGACCCCCCAACATTAGCTAAAAGCAACTGTTTGATTTCAACTTTTTTTTAAAAGGTAGTTTGAAATTTCAATTTCTTATTTCTGCTAGTTATATACACCAGCATGCTATTAGTATGTGTTGCCCAAATTACTTCCTTCATGTACTAGTAGTTTTCTTTTGGGTGGAGGTGGAGGGGTGGGGCTGGTAGCTAAGCATCCAATGACTATGAGCTTCATCTTGTTTGAACCCACCATAGTATGTTGTGACCTTTTGGCTTCTGCATGTCACGGTTTCATGGTTGATAATTTCTATGtagtataatttatcttttctgATTAGGAACTACTAGCACATTATTATTTATCCTGCCTGCCCAATAAGGCAATAATCTTTTGCTTCTCTCTGCCTTTTGTAGGATGTGTACCCCGTGCTGTTTTTTGTGGTGGCCCTGTTCGGGGCGCTGGCAATCTACAGGGAAAAACACATCTGGTGGCCAGCTCTTATCCTGTTGGCTTGTGCAACCTTGACTTTCTGGACCTTTCACGGGTTGAAGCGCACATGTAGTATTCAGCATAATACATTAGCAACAAGCGCCGACAGCGATCTTAGCAACACACTACTAATAGCATCATCTAAGAATTAAGCCAACAGGCCAGTGAGTTAAGtgaataagagcatctccaacaatttggCAAAAACTGTTTGGCAAATCTTGACTTTTGACAAGTTGATAAAAAGAATGGCAAGTCAAATATTTGatgatctccaatagtttgccaaAATGACTTAACAAACGTAAAAAAACAGGCCCACAAGTACCTGTTTCCAACCGACGGACATCTCGGCCATCTGCACACGGTGACTTCATGTTTGCTTTGCTCTGCCGGATGATTAATTAATTCTACTATAATTTGATGATTGCATGCATCAACGAAGGTGCATTCAAGGGGGGCAGCCGAGAATCGGCATTGCATTCAGGTGATGTGCAGGCGAATGACAGCAGTACACGTGATGCTACAAGACCATGCATTGCACGTATAATTTATGCACGTATATAAAATCAAACTGCTGATTTAAATATTCAGATATAATAATTAAACAAAGGTTCTGCATACAAACAAAAGGTTGTACTGAAATAAATTTAAGACTACACGAAACAAAGGTTCTGGTGAATGAAAATTTTGAACTAAATGTTGTAGATATTAAataatttaactaaatttaaatTGGACGACGTTTAGCCATAATCTCCTTCTGCATCATCTCCACCCATTCACGCTGAATCGTGGAAAGGGAGGTAGTGTCCGCAAACATTATTTCTTTCTCTTGCTTAATCAAGTCGGCTTCGGCTCTTGTCTTCTCTGAAGCAGCTCTtgtcttctctatctctagtgcTTCTCTAGCTCTTTGTTTCTCTAGCTCTAGTGCTTCCTTGTCTAGCTCAAAAGACAACATAAACCTCTCATTCTTAGCCTTCTCTTTTTCAATGTCCGCAGCCTCCTTCTTTGCCCACATCTTATCAATGGCCTCCAAGCAAGCTTCGCCACCACCTCGCCTTAGCTTTTCTTTAGCCTTCTTGACCCCATCTGATCTAATCCTTGTACTTGGTTGTGCAGCATCATCATCGCCAGCTTGCCCGTTGTTGGTTCCTTCCTCTTCCCTTGGCCGAGCCACCTTGGTGgacttttttttggttttgtttCCTGATGCTGCTTGTTTCTCTAGCTGCAGAAGTTCCTTCCTTTTGATTTTCCACTTGTCCTCCTCCTTCAGTATGTTGTAATATGACACAACGCTGCACTTCTTCCCATCCATTTTTTCTACTCCCGAGAACATCTTGAGGGCAGCTGCGATCTGCACAAGTAGTATGTCAATATATGTAGCTGTCGTAAACAGAACaagatgaaattaaaatttgaagATATAGTACCCTGTCTTGTATAGTTGTACCACTTTATTCCTACGTTCAATCGCTTCCAAACACGAAGTGAACTTGTTCACTGCGGTCTGAATTGAGAGCCATCTATGCAGAAGTGAACTCTCTGTCCTTGGAGTTGTACCCTTATTGTGCTCCCAAAAGTAAGCATGAACCTTACCCCAAAAGTTAGTACGGTTTTGGTTGGCTCCGTGAATTGGATCTTTGCTAGCGACCAACCATCCTTCACAAACAATTTCGTCTTCCTCCACACTAAAATTTTTGGCCCTCTTCGATCCCTTGTTACCACGAGAAGCAACAACTTCCACCTCGGGGCTAGCCTGAGTATCCTGTGGAGTCAGTGGAATGACAAGGTCGTCCAAACCTGAAACATGGTCACCTTCTCCATCCAGAAGAATCCCCGACAAGAAATCTTCTCCTTGTGGATCCATCTAAATGAGTCTGAAATAAGATATACAAGACCATTCAAGAGAGAACACCGTAAAATATATATACACAAACTTTACTGAACAATACCATCCGATGAATCAGCAAATATATGCATTAATATATGCAGTACATCGTGAAATATATACAATATTCTTTCCCAGCTTCTGTTCTGAATTTTCAGAGGTGCCATTCAGACTGTTCGTGTCATTTTCAGAAGTTCTTTACCTGCTTCTTCTTTTGTCATATTAAAGTTTGCCCTTCATTACAGGAGACCGTGAATGGTTGGGGGCAATCAGATGCAGATGAATCGTCTGAAGTGCTTATTCTCATAATAGATTTAGAGTCAATTCAATAGGCTGAAAGTGCTGAACAGTGCGTCAAGTCATACTAATCTAGATTAAAGTTACTTAAAATTCGCTCATGGGCAACACGTAGATTTGCCAGCACGCTGATTCAGAGAACATGCTGTATCGCCCTACAGGAAACACGTACATGCAGTTTATCTGCTTATTAGGTGACCAATGTTCCAAGAAAAGGAGGCACAAAGACAAACCACTCTTGAAGGCTCATCGAACTGATTATGTACGTATGCAGTACGTGTGAACTGAACTGATCTGTCATGTATATATACTAGTAGGATCGATGTGTCTGAGTGATGTAGAATGAAACAATCAGATGGATATAGCGAACCTTAGACAATGGACGAGGCCCTGGCGGGATCCAAACAATGGACGATGGACGAGGCCCGACAGACCGATGCATACCTGAtcacacggcggcggcggcggcggggcacAACTTCAGATCGAGATGAGCACCTGGTCGCGATGGACCTTCAGACGACGGCGATCTGGGAGGAAGGGCGCGGCGACCTTCAGACGACGGACAGTTTCACTTGTCGCGCGGGAAagggaaagaagaagagagatcGCGCGTTGCCAAGCGAGTCCGCGCGGCGGATAGCTGCGAGCGCGGCTCATGATTTTGCCAAGCGTGTCAATTTGCCAAATGTgtttgccaaactgttggagatgcattTTTGCCACTTTGGTCAATTTTTCAAGGATGCCAAGTGCTTTTTGtcaattgttggagatgctctaagggctCTGTTTGTTGCTCCTAATTAGTAGTTGAAGTGTGGTGCCCTTCAGTGAATAGGGGCACTGTTTGTTTTCTTAATTAGGTGCCCTTCAGTGAATAAGGGCACTAtttgtttaattaattaatagttCAAAAGTGTGGTAGTACTAGGGTAATAAACTTATCTATATATATGAGCAGGCACCAGATGGGTGTGGGTTTTCATCTAGAATGTGGGTAACTTATCCCCTGACCTCTATTGAGTGTACCTTGCATATTTGTTTGTCTTTTTTCCCCATGCATGTTTAAGTGGTTGAATTCTACTAGCAAGTCTATTGCAACATTGTGTCAGCAACAACCATTGGTTACAACTTACAAGTACATTGCGTCAGTCAGTACTGTCAGTCTTGTTAGCGGAAGAGAAAAAGGCTGCTTCCTCATCTAGAGTATTCACCGTCGTTGGTCCTTCGCGTTCTGGTTTGGTCTTTGGTGGGACGTTGTTGCGCCCGTTCGGCTGTGCTACTGTTCGTCGTTACCGATGGCATGGCCCTGTGAATCTGCTGGTTCTGTTGCTTGTGTTTGTTACTGAATGGTAGCCTGGAATGGCATGAGACCCTGTGAATCGCTGACATTTACGGTAAGCACACATAGCAAGCGATCCAGATAATAATTGATAAGTATGCGCGTTCCTTCTTTGTTTCTTTGTTTTGGGCTTAATGAATTtggatggagagagagagagagaggggtaaGATATGCATGATCTCTGCAGCTGAAAGCCTGAAACTAGATACGTACAAGTCCAGGTTGCTTGCTTTTACCTTTTATTTCTCTCCTTGGTTTCATTGTTGGCCTCGTGAGCTTGCTAGAGCTGCTACTGTATATGTAGCTGTCGTTATTTCAGAATCAGCTGAAGTATTCGATCTTGTGATCGTATGAAAGCTAGCACGGTCAGGTCAGATCGTTATGTAGAGATGGAATTGGATTGCGATGCCTGATCAAACATGGGACCGAAAGAATCAATTGTTAGAACCTGAGATGCATGGGCCATCACTCTTCAGTCATGACTGATGATACATGAGGTTAGAAGATAATCAAAAcagaaagaaacaaagaaaaattCAAAAAAGTGTTGCATAAACGACATCACCAGCTAGCTGATCGACCAAAACCACAAGAAATGAGTGAGCGAGGCCGTTTTCAGCTGAAGACGTTTTCAGCGGTTGACAGACTGGGAGGAGTGCTATAGCTAGGTGTCTCCATTGCCGAACGAATCACCCTGCACTGTGTGTTGTGCTCTGCTTTTATCTTAACTCTGAAGTACCAATTACCAAAGAGATCGAGACGTTGTTACTTTGTTAGACTTGGCTCATTTGCGATCTTCAGTGTTATATATTTTGCACGTgatgaaaaactcaaaaaatttaatttcaaatgtagaaatacatgatttctacaggcggtttagttaagaaaaccgcctgtagaaatatgatttttagtggcgTCACAGACGGTTCGTAGTTCTGACAACGCTCTTTTTACACCATAGGCGTGTGATAACTACAACCGCTTGTAGTATAAAAAAGAGGCGTTTCACCAGTGCTTCACGCTAACGTGAATCCTACTAATATAAGCCTGTCTATGTCATTTGGTTCTCTTGGAACTAGATTTATGGCCACTGACGTTTCCCGGTCTCAGCTCTATCGTCCAATCCAACCATCGATGTCTTCTACAGTATCTCACATGCTCATCATGATCCTGTACAATCCACCACGCTTGATCCTGTACACCTGCAAGTGCAATCTGAGAGCGGGGCTCAGGTGGCTCTCACAATTCATGGGGTCAAGTCAACATTGGATTTGGATGGGCTCTAGAAACAATAGGcccaaggaaaaaaaaaatatcctGTAGGACATTCCCGCCACGGGCGCGTGGTTGTGTCTCTCAGCTCTATCCAGGCCGCTGTGTGTTAGTTAGCTAGCTACTTTCGAGGTTTGAGCCCACAAAGAAACTGCTACGCCGCCCACATGGACTGCGATGGAGATGGAGGACACGCACTAGGGCCAAACTACTCCGGTCCTAAAATAATAatcatattttaaatatataattTTGGCTAACAATTGTTTAAGTTATATACAAGTTCAGATATGAATCTTGTACTGTATCAATGTACTGGATTGTATTTAaaatgcaaaaagtttttagatctaaacaaggtttcactttaggccagtctcaatggaagtttcatatgagtttcatttgcattaaataggttgtcacatactccctccatacccaaaaaacctgacgtttaggacatgattgtggtAACCAAGGAGTAATTAATTAGGGGTTAATTTTCCTTCTTTGCCCTTAATAAATAAGGTTGTTGTTGCCCTCTGTACGAGAAAGTTAATCGGCTTAACTGGTTAGTGTGCGAAGCTCTCGGAGCTGCGTCTCCGGTTCGAACCCCGGTAGcctcattttttatttttggcctggTGTGCAAGACCAAGGGAGGCGTTGCATGGGACCTGGTGCTGTGCAGGTGCGGTTAATGCTGCATGGCGATTGGGCCTGGTGCGGCGGCAAAGGCAGCTGGTGCGGCAGATGTAACATCCCGGATGTTACGgatactaaaactggatcatgtcatcataagcattacaaagcatatttgttaagcacattattatgcatcaaattaaaacaagtttattttgattgcttgtgcttagggaagtaaagtgtgcttatgttgtgaagtgatgcttgtgttggttgtataatccctagggtgaaagatttccgagaaaatgggggggaaccctgatttttgaaccccagttttgccccctttttcacaatttaaaaaccaagcaaaatttgaagttaagttcaaaagcaaagttgtagatcttgtcaagatgtacaactttggtgttttgagttttttaagtttcaatacaaaatttaaagtaattttgaaaatacagatttccagaaagtgtccccttttccaaattgaacctccaattcaaaatctatttggaattttgaaaagtgaccaacattaaagttgtagagctcaaaaagttgaacaactttcgtgttgggagtttttcaagttgttgagaaaaatcaaaagtaattttagaatttctaatctgccccatttcaaaattggaatttccccaatttgagatttgaaattcaaactgttttgatTAAATTCATCACCTTCCTTTCGAAATCTGAATTTGAGTCTTAAATGAATGTTGTAGGCAATTTTGTGCTGCACATTTCTTGCTTTGGTAGATTTCTGAGTTTTTAtacaaaataaaaagtaattttggaaatagaAAAGGGGAGGATAAGAATGCTACAGTACATCACCAATGGGAGCAGGGCACGGCGACCCTGCTCGGTGGCGTTGCTTCCCCACGTCACCTCGAGCATGGCTGACACGCAGCTGCCTGCTTGGTTGAAGTCACCGTGATATGGACGAGTTGAAGGCATCCTCCACCATCTCCAATTCCCTGACCGGCTTTCTTT contains:
- the LOC8078012 gene encoding heavy metal-associated isoprenylated plant protein 39, giving the protein MAQKVVLRVPTMTDDRTKQKAMEAVADIYGIDSIAADVQENKMTVIGDMDTVAIAKKLKKLGKIDIISVGPAKEEKKPEKKPEAAAGKKDDGKKSDAAAAAAGKKDDKK